A portion of the Streptomyces sp. NBC_00376 genome contains these proteins:
- a CDS encoding response regulator transcription factor — translation MPQDHRPAKSVRVLLAEDQGMMRGALALLLGLEPDIEVVAQVAAGDEIVDAALLSRPDVALLDIELPGRSGLDAAADLREEVPDCRVLILTTFGRPGYLRRAMEAGAAGFLVKDGPVEELAAAIRRVLGGETVIDPALAAAALSAGPSPLTARERDALNASVDGATVADIAARLHLSESTVRNYLSAAIGKTGTRNRMEAVRAARQQGWL, via the coding sequence ATGCCGCAGGACCACCGTCCGGCCAAGTCCGTACGTGTGCTGCTCGCCGAGGACCAGGGAATGATGCGGGGCGCGCTCGCGCTGCTGCTCGGTCTGGAGCCCGACATCGAGGTCGTGGCGCAGGTGGCCGCCGGGGACGAGATCGTGGACGCCGCGCTGCTGTCCCGCCCCGATGTGGCGCTGCTCGACATCGAACTGCCGGGCCGCAGCGGGCTGGACGCCGCCGCCGATCTGCGCGAGGAGGTACCGGACTGCCGGGTGCTGATCCTCACCACGTTCGGCCGCCCCGGCTATCTGCGCCGGGCGATGGAGGCCGGGGCGGCGGGGTTCCTGGTCAAGGACGGTCCGGTCGAGGAGCTCGCCGCCGCGATCCGCCGGGTGCTGGGCGGGGAGACGGTGATCGACCCGGCGCTGGCCGCCGCCGCACTCAGTGCCGGCCCGAGCCCGCTGACCGCGCGGGAACGGGACGCGCTGAACGCCTCGGTGGACGGGGCGACGGTCGCCGACATCGCGGCAAGGCTGCATCTGTCCGAGTCGACGGTGCGGAACTACCTGTCCGCGGCGATCGGCAAGACGGGGACCCGCAACCGGATGGAGGCGGTGCGGGCGGCGCGACAGCAGGGGTGGCTGTAG
- a CDS encoding lipid-transfer protein produces the protein MKAYVVGVGMTKFEKPETRDWQYWDMAKEAGTAALDDAGVTYEQIQQAVVGYCFQPSTAGQRAVYGLGLTGIPVYNVNNNCATGSTALMMARQFVEGGGSDCVLALGFEKMTRGALGGGGADGGAADFKTSPVARHYGIMAAAHGFEMSPPTAQIFGNAAREHMERYGTTEAQLAAVGAKNHRHSVNNPYAQFQDPYTVEEILAAKTVHRPLTKLQCSPTSDGAAAAVVVSERFVETHGLGDRAVEIVAQAMTTDTTDSFASGTCIDAVGRPMSQAAARQVYEASGLSAADLDVIELHDCFSINELLTYEALGLCGEGESGKLVESGATTYGGRWVVNPSGGLISKGHPLGATGIAQTAELTWQLRGEAGNRQVKDARVGLAHNIGLGGAAVVTLLRR, from the coding sequence ATGAAGGCGTACGTCGTCGGCGTCGGAATGACGAAGTTCGAGAAGCCCGAGACCCGCGACTGGCAGTACTGGGACATGGCGAAGGAGGCCGGGACGGCGGCGCTCGACGACGCCGGGGTCACGTACGAGCAGATCCAGCAGGCCGTCGTCGGCTACTGCTTCCAGCCCTCCACCGCCGGTCAGCGCGCGGTGTACGGACTCGGCCTGACCGGGATCCCCGTCTACAACGTCAACAACAACTGCGCCACCGGCTCCACCGCCCTGATGATGGCCCGGCAGTTCGTCGAGGGCGGCGGCAGCGACTGCGTCCTCGCGCTCGGCTTCGAGAAGATGACGCGCGGCGCGCTCGGCGGTGGTGGCGCGGACGGCGGTGCCGCCGACTTCAAGACGTCACCCGTCGCCCGGCACTACGGGATCATGGCCGCCGCCCACGGCTTCGAGATGAGCCCGCCCACCGCCCAGATATTCGGCAACGCGGCCCGCGAGCACATGGAGCGGTACGGGACGACCGAGGCGCAGCTCGCCGCGGTCGGCGCCAAGAACCACCGGCACTCGGTGAACAACCCGTACGCCCAGTTCCAGGACCCGTACACGGTCGAGGAGATACTCGCCGCGAAGACCGTCCACCGCCCGCTGACCAAGCTCCAGTGCTCACCCACCTCGGACGGCGCGGCCGCCGCCGTGGTCGTGTCGGAACGCTTCGTCGAGACCCACGGCCTGGGCGACAGGGCGGTCGAGATCGTCGCCCAGGCCATGACCACCGACACCACCGACTCCTTCGCCTCGGGGACCTGCATCGACGCCGTGGGCCGGCCGATGTCGCAGGCCGCCGCCCGGCAGGTCTACGAGGCGTCCGGGCTCTCGGCCGCCGACCTGGACGTCATCGAACTGCACGACTGCTTCTCCATCAACGAACTCCTCACCTACGAGGCGCTCGGGCTGTGCGGCGAGGGCGAGTCCGGGAAGCTCGTCGAGTCGGGCGCCACCACATACGGCGGGCGCTGGGTGGTCAACCCGTCCGGCGGGCTGATCTCCAAGGGACACCCGCTCGGCGCCACCGGCATCGCCCAGACCGCCGAACTGACCTGGCAGCTCAGGGGCGAGGCGGGAAACAGGCAGGTGAAGGATGCCCGGGTCGGCCTCGCCCACAACATCGGGCTCGGCGGAGCGGCGGTGGTGACGCTGCTGCGGCGGTAG
- a CDS encoding sensor histidine kinase, with protein sequence MARNRADACAEGRPGPWWRRRRRGEERRPGPPGPYALLPWLLMGMGSFSNLFQGEAANPWLGGLGLLAFNSLYISVVFRSFDRRKRESPVSYWLLAAMAAITLALAIGYGGSWLLFFPLLSLACGSVLRNRQLAVCMLTLAAVATFVAVWRGNGGSDPWTIGYGTFISGAVTAALLTLAETVMELRATRQELARTAVEKERLRFSRDLHDLLGHTLSVIVVKSEAARRLAPRDMDAALTQVADIESVGRQALTEIREAVTGYREGSLATELDRARSALTAAGIEPVLRRSGPPLAPQTEALLGWVVREAVTNVVRHSRATTCSFVVEGTAERVRLTVTDDGRGPDPDAPATPGIGGTGLTGLTERLAAAGGSLRASPGPERGFVVTAQLPVDEAGPADAAGTPDTATSHTLGR encoded by the coding sequence ATGGCCAGGAACCGGGCGGATGCGTGTGCGGAGGGGCGGCCGGGCCCGTGGTGGCGCCGGCGCAGGAGGGGCGAGGAGCGGCGCCCCGGCCCGCCCGGCCCGTACGCCCTGCTGCCCTGGCTGCTGATGGGGATGGGCTCCTTCTCCAATCTCTTCCAGGGCGAGGCGGCCAACCCCTGGCTCGGCGGTCTCGGGCTGCTCGCCTTCAACTCCCTCTACATCTCGGTGGTGTTCCGCTCCTTCGACAGGAGGAAGCGCGAGAGCCCGGTGTCGTACTGGCTGCTCGCCGCGATGGCCGCCATCACCCTCGCGCTGGCGATCGGCTACGGCGGGAGCTGGCTGCTGTTCTTCCCGCTGCTCTCGCTGGCCTGCGGCTCCGTCCTGCGCAACCGGCAACTGGCGGTCTGCATGCTCACGCTCGCCGCGGTCGCCACCTTCGTGGCGGTGTGGCGCGGCAACGGCGGCTCGGACCCGTGGACGATCGGTTACGGCACCTTCATCTCGGGTGCGGTGACGGCCGCGCTCCTCACCCTCGCGGAGACGGTGATGGAACTGCGCGCCACCCGGCAGGAACTGGCCCGTACCGCCGTCGAGAAGGAGCGGCTGCGCTTCTCCCGCGATCTGCACGATCTGCTGGGTCACACGCTCTCCGTGATCGTGGTCAAGTCGGAGGCCGCCCGCCGGCTCGCGCCGCGCGACATGGACGCGGCGCTCACCCAGGTCGCCGACATCGAGTCCGTCGGCCGGCAGGCCCTCACCGAGATCCGGGAGGCCGTCACCGGCTACCGGGAGGGCAGCCTGGCCACCGAACTGGACCGGGCCCGCTCCGCGCTGACCGCCGCCGGGATCGAACCGGTGCTCCGCCGCTCGGGACCGCCGCTCGCCCCGCAGACGGAGGCGCTGCTGGGGTGGGTGGTACGGGAGGCCGTCACCAACGTCGTACGCCACTCCCGCGCGACCACCTGCTCGTTCGTGGTCGAGGGCACGGCCGAACGGGTCCGGCTGACGGTCACCGACGACGGCCGCGGCCCCGACCCGGACGCCCCGGCCACGCCCGGCATCGGCGGCACCGGACTGACCGGGCTCACCGAACGCCTCGCCGCGGCGGGCGGCAGCCTGCGCGCGAGCCCGGGGCCGGAGCGCGGCTTCGTGGTCACGGCACAGCTCCCGGTGGACGAGGCGGGCCCGGCGGACGCGGCCGGCACTCCCGATACCGCCACGAGCCATACGCTGGGACGGTGA
- a CDS encoding MaoC/PaaZ C-terminal domain-containing protein, whose amino-acid sequence MPIDAEKALAAEPRSTRISWGHKDVQLYHLGIGAGFGPDRPDAATDPAELRYTLESRLQVLPSFATVAGAGMGVVGGLSSPGIDIDLAAVLHGGQSVRVHRPIPVKGSAEVTSKVAAVYDKGKAAVLVLRTEAADEEGPLWTNDAQIYVRGEGGFGGERGPSERAAYPAIAPNHIVQRPIRPDQALLYRLSGDWNPLHADPEFAALAGFDRPILHGLCTYGITLKAVTDTVLGGDVTRIRSYRTRFTGIVFPGETLRIEMWTSENQVRVEVRAVERDNAMVLGDTFVEHS is encoded by the coding sequence ATGCCCATTGATGCCGAAAAGGCTCTCGCCGCCGAACCCCGCTCCACCCGGATCAGCTGGGGCCACAAGGACGTCCAGCTCTACCACCTCGGGATCGGCGCGGGCTTCGGCCCCGACCGCCCCGATGCCGCGACCGACCCCGCCGAGCTGCGCTACACGCTGGAGTCCCGGCTCCAGGTGCTGCCCTCCTTCGCCACCGTCGCGGGCGCCGGCATGGGCGTCGTCGGCGGACTCTCCTCGCCCGGCATCGACATCGACCTAGCCGCCGTCCTGCACGGCGGGCAGAGCGTGCGGGTGCACCGGCCGATCCCGGTGAAGGGCAGCGCCGAAGTGACCTCGAAGGTCGCCGCGGTGTACGACAAGGGCAAGGCGGCCGTGCTGGTGCTGCGCACCGAGGCCGCCGACGAGGAGGGCCCGCTGTGGACCAACGACGCCCAGATCTACGTACGGGGCGAGGGCGGCTTCGGCGGTGAACGCGGCCCGTCCGAACGGGCCGCCTACCCCGCGATCGCCCCGAACCACATCGTGCAGCGTCCCATCAGGCCGGACCAGGCGCTGCTGTACCGCCTCTCCGGAGACTGGAACCCGCTGCACGCCGACCCCGAATTCGCCGCGCTCGCCGGCTTCGACCGGCCGATCCTGCACGGACTGTGCACCTACGGCATCACGCTCAAGGCCGTCACCGACACGGTCCTCGGCGGCGATGTGACCCGTATCCGCTCCTACCGCACCCGTTTCACCGGGATCGTCTTCCCCGGCGAGACCCTCCGCATCGAGATGTGGACGTCCGAGAACCAGGTGCGGGTCGAGGTGAGGGCCGTGGAGCGGGACAACGCCATGGTTCTCGGCGACACCTTCGTCGAACACTCCTGA
- a CDS encoding 3-oxoacyl-ACP reductase, producing MSLPLDGMSAIVTGAGRGLGRAEALELAGLGASVVVNDYGQPGRDGSGEASATPAEEVAEEIRAAGGRAVAHLGDVSDHEQARALVELAVDTYGKLDILVNNAGILRDRMIFSMTEDEWDSVIRVHLKGHFNTTHFAAAHWRTRSKESGGPVHGRIINTSSEAFLAGSAGQPNYAAAKGGIVGLTTSTALALARYGVTANAICPRARTRMTEDVFAGFQEPTDGRLDALAPEHVAPLVGYLASPAAAKVNGQLLVVHGGMVAIVERPRVAAKFDSSKETFSFDELDELISPYYEDRPPNETFAAAEVLGLKRG from the coding sequence ATGTCACTTCCCCTGGACGGCATGTCCGCGATCGTCACCGGCGCGGGCCGCGGCCTCGGACGCGCCGAAGCGCTGGAACTGGCGGGGCTGGGCGCGTCCGTGGTCGTCAACGACTACGGGCAGCCGGGCCGCGACGGCTCCGGCGAGGCGTCCGCGACGCCCGCCGAGGAGGTCGCCGAGGAGATCCGGGCCGCGGGCGGCCGGGCCGTCGCGCACCTCGGCGACGTCTCCGACCACGAACAGGCCCGCGCCCTGGTGGAGCTGGCCGTCGACACCTACGGAAAGCTCGACATCCTGGTCAACAACGCGGGCATCCTGCGCGACCGGATGATCTTCTCGATGACCGAGGACGAGTGGGACTCGGTCATCAGGGTCCACCTCAAGGGCCACTTCAACACCACGCACTTCGCCGCCGCGCACTGGCGCACCCGCTCCAAGGAGTCCGGCGGCCCGGTCCACGGACGGATCATCAACACCTCGTCCGAGGCGTTCCTGGCCGGTTCGGCGGGCCAGCCGAACTACGCGGCGGCCAAGGGCGGCATCGTCGGTCTCACCACCTCCACGGCCCTGGCCCTGGCCAGGTACGGAGTCACCGCCAACGCCATCTGCCCGCGGGCCCGCACCCGGATGACCGAGGACGTCTTCGCGGGCTTCCAGGAGCCGACGGACGGCCGGCTCGACGCGCTCGCCCCCGAGCACGTCGCGCCGCTGGTCGGCTATCTGGCCTCCCCGGCCGCCGCCAAGGTCAACGGGCAGCTGCTAGTGGTGCACGGCGGGATGGTCGCGATCGTCGAACGCCCCAGGGTGGCGGCGAAGTTCGACTCCTCGAAGGAGACGTTCTCCTTCGACGAACTGGACGAGCTGATCTCGCCGTACTACGAGGACCGCCCGCCGAACGAGACCTTCGCCGCGGCGGAGGTGCTCGGCCTGAAGCGGGGCTGA
- a CDS encoding ABC transporter permease codes for MYRYIVLEIRRTLRDSSFLIFGTGMPVMMYLLFTNIGGGTDVDGWRTASMVGMAAYGALGSAMSIGTGVASDKTLGWLEQLRVTPLSPSQAVVGRAISGSVTVLPTIFTVLLAGGLVNGVRLDAWQWIALAVLLWIGALPFTMLGLGNGYRLTPQGTGVVNVACLMGFGVVGGLWFPLELLPGWLRSIGRFTPANRFADLGWATTEGHAPGVGTVAVLSAWLLLFGTYAVVSYRRSARTV; via the coding sequence ATGTACCGCTACATCGTGCTCGAAATCCGCCGGACCCTGCGTGACAGTTCCTTCCTGATCTTCGGGACCGGCATGCCGGTGATGATGTACCTGCTCTTCACCAACATCGGCGGCGGCACCGACGTCGACGGCTGGAGGACCGCCTCGATGGTCGGCATGGCCGCGTACGGGGCGCTGGGCTCCGCCATGTCGATCGGTACAGGGGTCGCCTCCGACAAGACCCTGGGCTGGCTGGAGCAGTTGCGGGTCACTCCGCTCTCGCCCTCGCAGGCGGTCGTGGGCCGCGCGATCAGCGGTTCGGTGACGGTCCTGCCGACGATCTTCACGGTGCTGCTGGCCGGCGGGCTGGTCAACGGGGTACGGCTGGACGCCTGGCAGTGGATCGCGCTGGCGGTGCTGCTGTGGATCGGCGCGCTGCCGTTCACCATGCTCGGCCTCGGCAACGGCTACCGGCTCACCCCGCAGGGCACCGGGGTGGTCAACGTGGCCTGCCTGATGGGCTTCGGGGTCGTCGGCGGGCTGTGGTTCCCGCTGGAGCTGCTGCCCGGATGGCTGCGTTCCATCGGCAGGTTCACCCCGGCCAACCGCTTCGCCGACCTGGGCTGGGCGACCACCGAGGGCCACGCGCCCGGCGTCGGCACGGTCGCGGTGCTCAGCGCCTGGCTCCTGCTGTTCGGCACGTACGCCGTGGTCTCGTACCGTCGGTCCGCAAGGACCGTGTGA
- a CDS encoding ABC transporter substrate-binding protein → MSLRRRGTAAVGLVVAAALSLSACGSGDGESGGSAKSDGGDKKAAVATGGKDFGDAAKKTAEYGTDAKAGEFPRTLTHAMGKTEIKSAPKRVVVLDVGEFDNVVSLGVKPVGYAPSEGDAAIPSYLKKDAGNPKNVGTINNLNLEAIAGLKPDLILGSQLRAADKYDALSKIAPTVFSIRPGFTWKENYLLNAAALDKTAKAKSELGAYEAKAEKLGEDIGPDKPTISMVRYLPDRIRLYAKASFIGTILEDVGLPRPKNQQIDDLAAEISPEKIDEADADWIFTGVYGDVKATKRDTTQANPLWKNLKAVKEGRAKNVSDETWYLGLGVTAANLVLDDLRADLVK, encoded by the coding sequence ATGTCCCTTCGTCGCCGCGGCACCGCCGCAGTCGGCCTGGTGGTGGCCGCCGCCCTTTCCCTCTCGGCCTGCGGGAGCGGCGACGGGGAGTCGGGCGGCTCGGCCAAGTCGGACGGCGGCGACAAGAAGGCGGCTGTCGCCACGGGCGGCAAGGACTTCGGTGACGCCGCGAAGAAGACGGCGGAGTACGGGACGGACGCCAAGGCCGGCGAGTTCCCCCGGACCCTCACCCACGCCATGGGCAAGACGGAGATCAAGTCCGCCCCCAAGCGCGTCGTCGTGCTGGACGTCGGAGAGTTCGACAACGTCGTGTCGCTGGGTGTGAAGCCGGTCGGCTACGCCCCCTCCGAGGGCGACGCGGCCATCCCCTCGTACCTGAAGAAGGACGCGGGCAACCCGAAGAACGTCGGCACGATCAACAACCTCAACCTTGAGGCGATCGCCGGCCTGAAGCCCGACCTGATCCTCGGCAGCCAGCTGCGCGCCGCCGACAAGTACGACGCGCTCTCCAAGATCGCGCCGACCGTGTTCTCCATCCGCCCGGGCTTCACCTGGAAGGAGAACTACCTCCTCAACGCTGCCGCGCTGGACAAGACGGCCAAGGCCAAGAGCGAGCTCGGCGCCTACGAGGCGAAGGCCGAGAAGCTCGGCGAGGACATCGGCCCCGACAAGCCGACCATCTCCATGGTCCGCTACCTGCCGGACCGCATCCGCCTCTACGCCAAGGCGTCCTTCATCGGCACCATCCTCGAGGACGTCGGTCTGCCGCGGCCCAAGAACCAGCAGATCGACGACCTCGCCGCGGAGATCAGCCCGGAGAAGATCGACGAGGCCGACGCCGACTGGATCTTCACCGGTGTCTACGGCGACGTGAAGGCCACCAAGCGCGACACCACCCAGGCCAACCCGCTGTGGAAGAACCTCAAGGCCGTCAAGGAGGGCCGGGCCAAGAACGTCTCCGACGAGACCTGGTACCTCGGCCTCGGTGTCACGGCCGCGAACCTGGTCCTCGACGACCTCCGCGCCGACCTCGTGAAGTAA
- a CDS encoding Zn-dependent alcohol dehydrogenase produces the protein MRAAVLHEIGQEKLEVLDDVEAVGFGPGKVRLRIRATGLCHSDVSAMSGVLPQPAPFIPGHEGAGEVMDVGDGVTGLSAGDRVLVCWLPACGACPSCKRGQTQLCLAGFMNAGTPNFKRPGGDVFGFAGTGTFTEEVVVGAGCAVPIPDDVPFEIAALIGCGVTTGLGAAINTAKVEAGSSVAVIGCGGVGISTIQGARVQGAAQIVAVDPVASRREAALRFGATEAVSPDEFADAKQRITAGEGFDYVFEVVGKSATARTAYENTRRGGTLCVVGAGAMDDNFQVNMFELFFDEKRILPSMYGGGDVLRSYERAIALWRAGRIDLESMITHRVRLDGINDALDQMRTGESLRTCVEL, from the coding sequence ATGCGCGCAGCCGTACTGCACGAGATAGGCCAGGAGAAACTCGAAGTACTCGACGACGTCGAGGCGGTGGGCTTCGGCCCCGGCAAGGTCAGGCTCCGCATCCGGGCCACCGGGCTGTGCCACTCCGACGTCTCCGCGATGAGCGGCGTGCTGCCGCAGCCCGCCCCGTTCATCCCGGGCCACGAGGGCGCCGGCGAGGTCATGGACGTCGGCGACGGTGTCACCGGTCTCAGCGCCGGGGACCGGGTGCTGGTCTGCTGGCTGCCCGCCTGTGGGGCTTGTCCGTCCTGCAAGCGCGGCCAGACCCAGCTCTGCCTGGCCGGCTTCATGAACGCGGGCACCCCCAACTTCAAGCGCCCCGGCGGCGACGTGTTCGGCTTCGCGGGCACCGGCACCTTCACCGAGGAGGTCGTCGTCGGCGCGGGCTGCGCGGTGCCGATCCCGGACGACGTGCCGTTCGAGATCGCCGCGCTGATCGGCTGCGGGGTGACCACCGGGCTCGGCGCCGCCATCAACACCGCGAAGGTGGAGGCCGGTTCGTCGGTCGCCGTGATCGGCTGCGGCGGCGTCGGGATCTCCACCATCCAGGGCGCCAGGGTGCAGGGCGCCGCCCAGATCGTGGCCGTGGACCCGGTCGCCTCGCGGCGCGAGGCGGCGCTGCGGTTCGGCGCGACCGAGGCGGTGTCGCCCGACGAGTTCGCCGACGCCAAGCAGCGGATCACCGCGGGCGAGGGCTTCGACTACGTCTTCGAGGTCGTCGGCAAGTCGGCCACCGCACGCACGGCGTACGAGAACACCCGGCGCGGCGGCACCCTGTGCGTCGTCGGCGCGGGCGCGATGGACGACAACTTCCAGGTCAACATGTTCGAGCTGTTCTTCGACGAGAAGCGGATCCTGCCCTCCATGTACGGGGGCGGCGACGTGCTCCGCTCGTACGAACGGGCCATCGCACTCTGGCGGGCCGGCCGGATCGACCTCGAATCGATGATCACCCACCGGGTGCGGCTCGACGGGATCAACGACGCACTCGACCAGATGCGGACCGGCGAGTCGCTGCGCACCTGCGTCGAGCTCTGA
- a CDS encoding ABC transporter ATP-binding protein, with translation MTQTTGNGAAVDLTGVVKTFGRAERRVRAVDGIDLSIGRGETVALLGRNGAGKSSTIRLLLGLDQPDSGTVRVLGRSAEHAVRDGLVGAMLQDGRPIQRVTVRELVDFVASTYPEPMPVSEALALAGLSEYANRRIDKLSGGQTQRVRFAVALAGNPELIVLDEPTAALDVEARRTFWDSMRAYARRGNTVLFSTHYLEEADENADRIVVIDRGRIVADGTGDTLRGSAGRGLVSFDLAGRPTGGLELLPGVVTVEVSGDRALLHTDDSDDTVRELARLDAIRGLQVSRATLEDAFLSLTAPAATTASERENV, from the coding sequence ATGACGCAGACAACGGGGAACGGAGCCGCGGTGGACCTCACCGGGGTGGTCAAGACCTTCGGCCGGGCGGAGCGCCGCGTACGGGCCGTGGACGGGATCGATCTGTCCATCGGCCGCGGCGAGACCGTCGCCCTGCTCGGCCGCAACGGCGCGGGCAAGTCCAGCACCATCCGGCTGCTGCTCGGCCTCGACCAGCCGGACTCCGGCACCGTGCGGGTGCTGGGCCGGAGTGCCGAACACGCGGTGCGGGACGGTCTGGTCGGTGCCATGCTCCAGGACGGGCGGCCCATCCAGCGGGTCACCGTCCGCGAGCTGGTCGACTTCGTCGCCTCGACCTACCCGGAGCCGATGCCGGTCTCCGAGGCGCTCGCGCTGGCGGGGCTGAGCGAATACGCGAACCGGCGCATCGACAAGCTCTCCGGCGGCCAGACCCAGCGCGTCCGCTTCGCCGTCGCGCTGGCCGGCAATCCGGAACTGATCGTCCTGGACGAGCCGACCGCCGCCCTGGACGTGGAGGCGCGCCGCACGTTCTGGGACTCGATGCGGGCCTACGCCCGGCGCGGCAACACCGTCCTGTTCTCCACCCACTACCTGGAGGAGGCCGACGAGAACGCCGACCGGATCGTCGTGATCGACCGGGGCCGGATCGTCGCGGACGGCACCGGCGACACGCTCCGGGGCTCGGCCGGCCGCGGCCTCGTCTCCTTCGACCTGGCGGGCCGCCCGACCGGGGGCCTGGAGCTGCTGCCCGGCGTGGTCACCGTCGAGGTGTCCGGGGACCGGGCGCTGCTGCACACCGACGACTCGGACGACACCGTCCGGGAGCTGGCCCGCCTGGACGCGATCCGCGGCCTCCAGGTCTCCCGGGCCACGCTGGAGGACGCGTTCCTCTCCCTCACCGCACCAGCCGCCACGACCGCTTCCGAGAGGGAGAACGTCTGA
- a CDS encoding MFS transporter — MVDVTTPAPPRERTSTRTWAAVLAACIGQFLVVLDVSVVNVALPSMRSDLQMSSAGLQWVLNAYSIAFAGFMLLGGRAADIYGRKRMFLIGLGLFTAASLAGGLAQEGWQLLAARAAQGLGAAVLAPATLTLLTTAVPEGPARTKAIGTWMAVGAGGGAAGGLIGGVLTDLLSWRWVLLVNVPIGVLVLAGAAVRLVEGRAGDRRRIDLLGAVLVTVGLACVAYGIVQTEESGWAATATLAPLLGGVALLGVFVAVEARTAEPLMPLRVLGARAVTSANAAMFVIGSATFSMWYFMTVYAQAVLDYSPLEAGLALMPTSLAIVLGSKCAPRVMAVTGTKNLALIGTAVAAAGFGWQSTMGADGSYLTSVCLPGILMMAGAGLASTPLASLAITGAAPGEAGLVSGLVNTSRTMGGALGLAVLSTVAAARTAGGTGPEELTAGYALAFRTAGTVLLGGLLLMVLWLPRARSARR, encoded by the coding sequence ATGGTTGACGTCACCACGCCCGCGCCGCCGCGAGAGCGGACCAGCACCCGCACCTGGGCGGCGGTGCTCGCCGCCTGCATCGGCCAGTTCCTCGTCGTGCTCGACGTGTCCGTCGTCAACGTCGCCCTGCCGTCCATGCGTTCCGACCTCCAGATGAGCTCCGCCGGACTCCAGTGGGTGCTCAACGCCTACTCGATCGCGTTCGCCGGATTCATGCTCCTCGGCGGACGCGCCGCGGACATATACGGCCGCAAGCGGATGTTCCTCATAGGGCTCGGCCTGTTCACCGCCGCCTCCCTGGCCGGCGGGCTCGCCCAGGAGGGCTGGCAGCTGCTCGCCGCCCGCGCCGCGCAGGGGCTCGGCGCCGCCGTGCTCGCCCCCGCCACCCTGACCCTGCTCACCACCGCCGTCCCCGAGGGCCCGGCCAGGACGAAGGCGATCGGCACCTGGATGGCCGTCGGTGCGGGCGGCGGCGCGGCCGGCGGGCTGATCGGCGGGGTGCTGACCGATCTGCTCTCCTGGCGCTGGGTGCTGCTGGTCAACGTACCCATCGGGGTGCTGGTTCTGGCCGGCGCCGCCGTCCGGCTCGTGGAGGGCCGGGCCGGGGACCGGCGGCGGATCGACCTCCTGGGCGCGGTACTGGTCACGGTGGGCCTCGCCTGCGTCGCGTACGGCATCGTGCAGACCGAGGAGTCGGGGTGGGCCGCGACGGCGACCCTGGCACCGCTGCTCGGCGGGGTGGCCCTGCTGGGCGTCTTCGTGGCGGTGGAGGCCCGGACGGCGGAGCCGCTGATGCCGCTGCGGGTGCTCGGGGCGCGGGCGGTGACATCGGCCAACGCGGCGATGTTCGTGATCGGTTCGGCGACCTTCTCGATGTGGTACTTCATGACCGTGTACGCCCAGGCCGTGCTGGACTACAGCCCGCTGGAGGCCGGACTCGCCCTGATGCCCACGTCATTGGCGATCGTTCTCGGCTCGAAGTGCGCGCCCAGGGTGATGGCCGTGACCGGCACGAAGAACCTGGCGCTCATCGGTACGGCGGTCGCCGCGGCCGGTTTCGGCTGGCAGTCCACGATGGGCGCCGACGGTTCGTACCTCACCTCGGTCTGCCTGCCAGGGATCCTGATGATGGCCGGTGCGGGCCTGGCGTCCACGCCGCTCGCCTCGCTGGCCATCACCGGCGCGGCCCCCGGCGAGGCCGGTCTGGTCTCCGGGCTCGTCAACACCTCCCGCACGATGGGCGGTGCGCTCGGTCTCGCCGTGCTCTCCACCGTCGCGGCGGCCCGCACCGCGGGCGGCACCGGACCGGAGGAGCTCACGGCCGGGTACGCGCTCGCCTTCCGGACGGCCGGCACGGTGCTGCTGGGCGGGCTGCTGCTGATGGTGCTCTGGCTGCCGCGCGCCCGGTCTGCCAGGCGCTGA